A region of the Leptospira inadai serovar Lyme str. 10 genome:
ATGGGTTCAGGACAGATTCGGAGTTTCGTGGCAACTGAATTTATCGAAGGAGGAAGAAAAAATCTATCCGTTCTTATTATTCTCGGGACAGCAGCAGGGAAGAGTGGAGGAAGCGATCGACTTCTATACTTCCCAGTTTCCCGATTCCAAGATCCTTAACATGCAACGTTATACGACAAGCGAAGGAGAAAAAGAAGGAACCGTTAAGCGATCCATATTCTCGCTTTCAGGCCAAGAATTTATGGCTGTCGATAGCCCAATTCCGCATCCGCTTACCTTCAGCGAGGCGATTTCTCTTTTCGTGAGATGTGAAACTCAGACAGAAATAGACGAACGATGGGAAACCATTTCCGTCGGAGGCGAAAAACAGAAATGCGGATGGCTAAAAGATAAATTCGGAGTAAGCTGGCAAATCATTCCGCCGACTTTGGGGGAAATGCTGCAAGACGAGGACCCTCAAAAATCGCAACGAGTCCTGCACGCGATGCTAAAAATGGACAAGATCGATATCGCCGAATTGAAGCGAGCCTATAACGGTTGAATTCGATCCCGACGAATACTTGGAATTCGTACGAAAAAACGATATGTCGGAAACGTATGAGATTCGCGGGGCGTTCCCACACGCTCTGCCGGTTTCATAAAAAACTTTCTCTAACTAGGTGTGGTCGGGCTACTACGGACTACGCGTCCTTCGTATCCCTAACGCAGCGACCCATAGGGAGCGAGTTAACGACTGCGCAAGCAAGTCGGTGCAATCGCCAGATTGCAAACGAGTGCAAAGTTAAAATCAAAACCGGCAACCATAATCGTAAGCGCAAATCAAATCAACATGCTGCATTCTAACGCAGCGACCCATAGGGAGCGAGTTAACGACTGCGCAAGCGAATCGGTGCAATCGCCAGATTGCAAACGAAATCAAAGTCAAAATCAAAACCGGCAACTACAATCGTAAGCACAAATAAAATCAACATGTTGCATTCTAACGCAGCGACCCATAGGGAGCAAGTTAACGACCTTACGAACGATCTTGCCTTCAACTC
Encoded here:
- a CDS encoding VOC family protein, coding for MKKITPFLMFDNNLGEAVELYTSSFRNSRVESRTGSGKTMQSSAFSLNGQEFLTFNGGSHFKFTPAISFFVNCKTLDEVDRLWSKLSKDGFVLMELNSYPFSEKFGWVQDRFGVSWQLNLSKEEEKIYPFLLFSGQQQGRVEEAIDFYTSQFPDSKILNMQRYTTSEGEKEGTVKRSIFSLSGQEFMAVDSPIPHPLTFSEAISLFVRCETQTEIDERWETISVGGEKQKCGWLKDKFGVSWQIIPPTLGEMLQDEDPQKSQRVLHAMLKMDKIDIAELKRAYNG